From a single Intestinibaculum porci genomic region:
- a CDS encoding IS66 family transposase, with product MLLASKVNNLTEIILSMKRQSFGRKSEKFNPDQLNIFELLGLEDNTVVIVDSDDIPNGAKQAKKKPRKPKGKALSGLPVKEVHYNPDSTACPICGKEMHEIAPTVINELVYIPAQIYIKKSIFHNFACFNQHKDCDESNNDHLKIYHSSQPVPVTLFEKSAASPAFVAHTAYDLLKKCVPLYRQEKAYKDMGYNISRTLLSNWLWRSMNEYLRFIVDKMRHDFLRLSFIHLDETELKVLEEVKRGTRNSDSYVWIGMSGEIEDKQMAIYSYGPGRSINELKKMLIIDGEHFSGTAVTDGYTVYDNYTDFSGHAGCWAHYSCSFFIQGN from the coding sequence ATGCTTTTGGCGTCCAAAGTTAATAATCTTACAGAAATTATTCTCTCAATGAAAAGACAGTCATTTGGACGAAAGAGCGAGAAGTTCAATCCTGATCAGCTCAATATCTTTGAGCTCCTTGGATTAGAGGATAATACCGTTGTGATCGTAGACAGCGATGATATTCCTAATGGTGCAAAACAGGCAAAAAAGAAGCCAAGAAAGCCAAAAGGAAAGGCTCTTTCTGGTTTGCCGGTAAAAGAAGTGCATTATAACCCTGACAGCACTGCTTGTCCGATATGCGGCAAGGAGATGCATGAAATCGCTCCTACCGTTATTAATGAGTTAGTGTATATACCTGCGCAAATCTACATCAAGAAAAGTATTTTCCATAATTTTGCATGCTTTAACCAGCACAAGGATTGCGATGAGTCTAATAATGATCATCTGAAGATTTATCACAGCAGTCAGCCTGTACCGGTGACTCTTTTTGAAAAATCGGCAGCCAGTCCAGCTTTTGTGGCCCATACCGCTTATGATCTTCTTAAGAAGTGTGTGCCTCTTTATCGCCAGGAGAAGGCCTATAAGGATATGGGCTACAATATCTCCAGAACGCTTCTTAGCAACTGGCTATGGCGAAGCATGAATGAGTATCTGCGTTTTATCGTCGATAAAATGCGTCATGATTTCCTGAGACTTAGTTTTATCCACCTCGATGAAACAGAGCTAAAAGTCCTTGAGGAAGTCAAGCGCGGGACTAGAAATTCAGATAGTTATGTCTGGATCGGCATGTCCGGAGAAATAGAAGACAAGCAGATGGCCATCTATTCCTACGGACCTGGACGAAGCATCAACGAACTTAAAAAAATGCTCATTATTGACGGCGAGCATTTTTCAGGAACGGCAGTGACCGATGGATATACCGTTTACGATAACTATACCGATTTTTCAGGTCACGCAGGGTGCTGGGCTCATTATTCATGCTCTTTTTTTATTCAAGGAAATTAA
- a CDS encoding transposase, giving the protein MKLSYQTINGTLYAKIPGKSVRKNGKIVKQGAKHLGKVIDKENNIFFNKERGMFTYDPETGEFGEADESYVSDVQPDKRKRQRTILDYGDAYFVDQLIHHMGYDKVIDEISYKNKDTLYAMVAYYVISNAANCHANTWYEGSFESILYPKANLTSQRISDFMRSIGKSENVLKFFENHMKWIKENISSDKAIIIDSTGLPNSIHMPLTAISNHNGKVSNEARMITTLQRDTGYPLMFRIIPGNIVDMNTLIRSVNVLDNLGNIETDYILSDAGYYTLEDINELYRANIDFLMRLPEKYRLYRDLINKYGPELKQERNMVKYSDRVVYIKQIEVSIGDGHKAYAFLGYDLDQVDHEIHKCLNKSKEMSTMQIQKKLESMGYFVLISSLPFPIEEVLPAYYTRQLVEQYFDLSKGSSKLTPLRVHSEEAVRGHLLLSMIAATINVYIQKKTKKTATNQEGIFMGLRNQKCLVYKTVTSVEEPQKRANDIYNAFNISCPLSYTKRGSDWVPKFHLKRHEDEV; this is encoded by the coding sequence ATGAAGCTCAGTTATCAGACAATTAATGGAACACTTTATGCTAAAATCCCTGGCAAATCAGTCCGCAAAAACGGCAAGATCGTTAAGCAAGGTGCTAAACATTTAGGCAAGGTTATCGATAAGGAAAACAATATCTTTTTCAATAAAGAAAGAGGCATGTTTACCTATGATCCTGAAACTGGTGAATTCGGTGAAGCTGATGAATCCTATGTATCTGATGTTCAGCCTGATAAGCGCAAAAGACAGCGTACTATTCTTGATTATGGCGATGCCTACTTCGTAGATCAGCTTATTCATCATATGGGATATGACAAAGTCATTGATGAAATCAGCTATAAAAACAAAGATACCTTATATGCAATGGTTGCCTACTATGTCATTTCCAACGCTGCTAACTGTCATGCCAATACCTGGTATGAAGGGAGCTTTGAAAGCATTCTTTATCCAAAGGCTAATCTCACATCTCAGAGAATAAGTGACTTTATGAGATCAATTGGCAAATCAGAAAATGTCCTTAAATTCTTTGAAAATCATATGAAGTGGATCAAAGAAAACATTTCGTCTGATAAAGCTATAATCATTGACAGCACAGGGCTTCCTAACAGTATTCATATGCCATTAACTGCAATCAGTAACCACAATGGGAAGGTTTCCAATGAGGCTAGAATGATTACAACACTTCAGAGAGATACAGGCTATCCCCTAATGTTTAGAATTATTCCAGGCAATATCGTTGATATGAATACACTGATCAGATCAGTAAATGTACTTGATAATTTAGGCAATATTGAAACAGACTATATTCTTAGTGATGCTGGTTATTATACCCTTGAGGATATTAATGAGCTTTATCGAGCTAACATCGATTTCCTGATGAGACTGCCTGAGAAATATAGACTATATCGTGATTTGATCAATAAATACGGTCCCGAACTAAAGCAGGAAAGAAATATGGTCAAATATAGTGATAGAGTCGTCTATATCAAACAGATCGAAGTTAGCATTGGTGATGGACATAAGGCTTATGCTTTTCTAGGATATGATCTAGATCAGGTAGATCATGAAATACATAAGTGTCTGAATAAGAGCAAAGAAATGTCAACTATGCAGATCCAAAAAAAGCTTGAATCAATGGGATATTTTGTACTGATTTCAAGTCTTCCATTCCCAATTGAAGAAGTGCTTCCTGCCTACTATACTAGACAGCTGGTTGAGCAGTACTTTGATTTAAGCAAGGGATCATCTAAGCTGACACCACTTCGCGTTCATAGCGAAGAAGCAGTAAGAGGTCACCTGTTATTATCAATGATTGCGGCAACCATTAACGTGTATATCCAAAAGAAAACAAAGAAAACTGCAACCAACCAGGAAGGCATATTCATGGGACTCAGAAATCAGAAGTGCCTCGTCTACAAGACAGTCACTTCAGTTGAAGAGCCACAAAAAAGAGCTAATGATATCTATAATGCGTTTAATATTTCATGCCCACTTTCATACACAAAAAGAGGCAGTGATTGGGTACCAAAATTTCACCTAAAAAGGCATGAAGATGAGGTGTAG
- a CDS encoding tyrosine-type recombinase/integrase has protein sequence MRRFNEFLQGEYHLYEPKDDPIEVLSALHRIIINGYQKYCRKKNNSDWTISSKRAAAIFFLRLIEESGIFDMSFDARDTTAALLHVKNNDQWNNIRLFLIYLHDAGSVSEDYANLIPYAKNKVPYPTVYTIEEIKKIEAVIDRNTLTGKRDYAMILLDTRLGMRAGDIVNLKIADFDFKHNKICINLNKGGNLQEFVLLPVIKDSVNDYLEASGNSGAEYIFESIDSPKRKVTTAILRHRLDYYFVKAGIDIKNKKHGPHSIRSSMTSSMVNDGVSYETVRKILGHEDRNAVKHYAALDIETLRKCAIEVKNPSGSFLEFLGGDDKNENMQ, from the coding sequence ATGCGAAGATTTAATGAATTCCTCCAGGGTGAATATCACTTATATGAACCCAAGGATGATCCTATAGAAGTATTAAGCGCTTTGCATAGAATAATAATTAATGGCTATCAAAAGTACTGCCGTAAAAAAAATAATTCGGATTGGACGATTTCAAGTAAGAGAGCTGCTGCTATATTCTTTCTAAGGCTTATCGAAGAAAGCGGAATATTCGATATGTCATTTGATGCTCGTGATACCACAGCAGCACTTCTTCATGTTAAAAATAATGATCAGTGGAATAATATCAGGCTGTTTCTTATTTATCTTCATGATGCAGGTTCAGTTTCTGAAGATTATGCCAATCTCATTCCATATGCAAAAAATAAAGTACCTTATCCAACTGTTTATACTATCGAAGAAATCAAAAAGATTGAAGCTGTCATTGACCGCAATACACTTACCGGAAAGCGTGATTATGCGATGATACTTTTAGACACCCGACTTGGCATGCGAGCCGGTGATATCGTTAATTTAAAAATAGCGGACTTTGACTTTAAACATAATAAGATATGTATCAATCTTAATAAAGGTGGAAACTTACAGGAATTTGTTCTTCTACCAGTAATTAAGGACTCAGTTAATGACTATCTCGAAGCATCTGGGAACAGTGGGGCTGAGTATATATTTGAATCTATTGATTCTCCAAAGAGAAAAGTTACTACCGCAATTTTACGTCATAGACTTGACTACTATTTTGTGAAGGCTGGAATTGATATTAAAAACAAGAAACATGGACCTCATTCCATCAGATCATCAATGACTTCATCAATGGTAAATGATGGAGTTTCCTATGAGACTGTTCGTAAGATACTCGGTCACGAAGACCGTAATGCGGTAAAACACTATGCAGCCCTTGATATTGAAACTCTTAGAAAATGTGCAATCGAAGTTAAGAATCCAAGTGGCTCCTTTCTTGAATTCCTAGGTGGCGACGATAAAAATGAAAACATGCAATGA
- a CDS encoding tyrosine-type recombinase/integrase, with product MKTCNDLLTDSKNYLDIRKKVLSTYSFYHYKQIIREFNEYFSKSTLKDVSAINEMEITSFIRTITGKTSTVINKLIALRKFINYLNSIGYKIFVPELPENHDDYVPYIFSDDEISEILEYLDNLPLEKGMNPLLQYEMPMIIRIMISSGTRISATLHIKLGDFDPQMHTIIIRKGKNYKERIVPLNFSVSKMLIKYIDAMNISNPESYIFPNALNDNEPMKYKSVANKFHNVLLKLNIYDHSGYKTRGPCLHCLRHYFVINSLRKLIAEGIPIDNYIPYLSIYLGHDSLDETEKYLKFSPDIFTDEVELFSESILDILPEVENDED from the coding sequence ATGAAAACATGCAATGATTTATTAACTGATTCAAAAAATTATCTTGATATACGCAAAAAAGTGCTGAGTACCTATAGCTTCTATCATTACAAGCAAATAATCAGAGAATTTAATGAATATTTCTCTAAGAGTACATTGAAGGATGTTTCTGCAATTAACGAAATGGAAATTACATCATTTATCAGGACAATTACTGGAAAAACATCAACGGTAATAAATAAACTGATAGCTCTTCGCAAATTCATCAACTATCTTAACAGCATCGGATACAAGATCTTTGTGCCAGAACTCCCAGAAAATCATGATGATTATGTTCCATATATTTTCAGTGATGATGAGATATCTGAAATCCTTGAATATCTTGATAATCTACCCTTGGAAAAAGGAATGAATCCATTGTTGCAGTACGAAATGCCTATGATTATCAGAATAATGATAAGCAGCGGCACACGTATTTCTGCAACGCTACATATCAAGCTGGGAGACTTTGATCCTCAGATGCACACTATCATCATTAGAAAGGGTAAGAATTATAAGGAGCGTATTGTTCCGTTAAATTTTTCCGTATCTAAAATGCTTATAAAATATATCGACGCTATGAATATATCCAATCCTGAATCCTATATTTTTCCAAATGCACTGAATGATAATGAGCCAATGAAGTATAAGAGTGTTGCAAATAAATTTCATAATGTACTGCTGAAGCTTAATATTTATGATCACTCTGGATATAAAACACGAGGTCCATGCCTTCACTGTCTGAGACACTACTTCGTAATTAATTCTTTAAGAAAATTGATAGCTGAAGGAATACCAATTGATAATTATATTCCGTATCTCTCAATCTATCTTGGTCATGATAGCTTAGATGAAACCGAAAAATATCTTAAGTTCAGTCCTGATATATTTACTGATGAAGTTGAATTGTTTTCAGAATCAATATTAGATATTCTGCCGGAGGTGGAAAATGATGAGGACTAA
- a CDS encoding tyrosine-type recombinase/integrase, which yields MMRTNKLLNALRNYIETYLPDTKGLSNNTIKSYKATFRLLFEFFKVVYKLEPDQISFSSLDYDHLNAFLLWLESSRNDSASTRNQRLSALSSFSKYAQSRNFDAAVIFRNAVLSLPVKKAPVKMRQVMTREEVKIFLSLPDVNKPTERRNKVLLSFMYSTAARAQEVCDLTTTDISIRNGKYYVTLHGKGGKARIVPINKKMYKLLLQHIETKPRQYRNSKYVFNSQTNEQMSVSAIEEIFKKYQKMAKDKYSDMFNGNYTPHTMRHTAATHMLESGVSIPVIRSILGHSSIETTMIYARVNQAMVDKKVKEWNEEHFAIEPEANPKEIKDDLDFLK from the coding sequence ATGATGAGGACTAATAAACTGCTTAACGCATTGAGAAACTATATTGAAACTTATCTTCCAGATACAAAAGGACTATCCAATAATACCATCAAATCATATAAGGCAACTTTCAGACTGTTATTTGAATTCTTTAAAGTAGTTTATAAATTAGAACCCGATCAGATCAGTTTCAGCAGTCTTGACTATGATCATCTAAATGCCTTTCTACTCTGGCTTGAAAGCAGTAGAAATGACAGCGCTTCAACTAGAAACCAGCGACTTTCGGCACTGTCGTCATTTTCTAAATATGCTCAGTCACGTAACTTTGATGCGGCCGTTATATTCAGAAATGCTGTTCTATCATTGCCTGTAAAAAAGGCACCAGTTAAAATGAGACAGGTTATGACAAGAGAAGAAGTCAAAATATTTTTATCACTGCCTGATGTTAATAAGCCAACCGAAAGACGAAATAAGGTCCTGCTTTCTTTTATGTATTCCACTGCGGCACGTGCACAGGAAGTATGTGATCTAACGACTACTGATATATCCATTCGTAATGGAAAATATTATGTCACTCTTCACGGAAAGGGAGGAAAAGCAAGGATTGTTCCAATCAATAAAAAGATGTACAAACTTCTGCTTCAGCATATTGAAACGAAGCCTAGACAGTACAGAAATTCAAAATATGTCTTTAATTCGCAGACAAATGAACAAATGTCTGTTTCTGCAATTGAAGAGATATTTAAAAAATATCAGAAGATGGCAAAAGATAAATATTCTGATATGTTTAACGGTAATTACACACCTCATACGATGCGTCATACAGCTGCTACCCATATGCTTGAAAGCGGTGTTTCAATTCCTGTTATTAGAAGCATTCTTGGTCATTCATCAATAGAAACGACAATGATCTATGCAAGGGTAAATCAAGCAATGGTTGATAAAAAGGTAAAGGAATGGAATGAAGAACATTTTGCGATAGAGCCTGAAGCGAATCCAAAAGAAATTAAAGATGATCTTGATTTTCTTAAATGA
- a CDS encoding substrate-binding domain-containing protein: MGTTYMTLNNNFYKTINDEIKKQAVIHQGVVLTRDPALSASRQVTQIHELIEEGVNVLIINPVDGHNKKIQQAMAYAKNHDVHTIVIDTPLSDSRYVDTTIVSNNYQAGVLCAKNMMKNQSSAKIFLLEHKQALSAVDRIRGFTDTIKGHKHYRIVGRRNCLGQTDLAMAETQKFLKKKIAFNTLMSLNDPATLGALAAFEERHLQHIAIYSVDGSPELKKIMSDMSVIQTIAAQSPLTMAKRAFACALQLYHHQHVKAEIVIPVTAITQHNINNQELTGWS, from the coding sequence ATTGGCACAACTTACATGACGCTGAATAATAATTTCTATAAAACCATAAACGACGAAATCAAAAAACAGGCGGTCATCCATCAGGGCGTCGTGCTGACGCGCGATCCCGCATTAAGTGCGTCAAGACAGGTAACACAGATTCATGAGCTCATTGAGGAAGGAGTCAATGTGCTCATTATTAATCCCGTCGATGGCCATAATAAGAAGATCCAGCAAGCCATGGCTTACGCGAAAAATCATGATGTGCATACCATTGTGATTGATACGCCGCTTAGTGATAGTCGCTATGTCGATACGACGATCGTCTCCAATAACTATCAGGCAGGGGTTTTGTGCGCAAAAAATATGATGAAAAATCAGTCTTCCGCTAAAATATTTCTCTTAGAACATAAACAGGCGCTATCGGCTGTTGATCGCATCAGAGGATTTACCGATACCATCAAGGGGCATAAACACTATCGCATCGTCGGCCGGCGCAACTGTCTGGGGCAGACGGATTTAGCGATGGCGGAGACGCAAAAGTTCTTAAAGAAAAAGATTGCTTTTAATACCTTAATGTCACTCAATGATCCAGCTACGCTAGGCGCCTTAGCGGCCTTTGAGGAAAGACACCTCCAGCATATCGCTATTTATAGCGTAGATGGTTCACCGGAGCTTAAGAAAATTATGAGCGATATGTCGGTTATTCAAACCATTGCGGCGCAGTCCCCATTAACGATGGCTAAACGGGCCTTTGCCTGTGCCTTACAACTTTATCATCATCAGCATGTTAAGGCGGAAATCGTCATTCCGGTTACTGCCATCACCCAGCACAATATCAATAATCAGGAATTAACGGGGTGGTCATAA
- a CDS encoding sensor histidine kinase, whose product MVKGKHLKQTRILLILINFIAVLYNASLYLFATHYIVLHHRSHALLERLDVIPGNPVQLYVMAVAAASILCLAILAREYIPQFTEMGDSFIVVELLLMIAILVILHDSYNGVILLVFMDIIYHAQDNKHWLLLMIAGFASLLFSNYGVLSQVIDFPSLDIYLAFYPHRSATMLSFFRYFFESFNIVLFIVFLITYLMDSLEEKQHLQQEMQMVNQVNSELKNYVALSEKIAEDRERKRIAREIHDTLGHALTGIAAGVDACIVLIDVSPERAKTQLIAVSKVVREGIGDVRRSLNKLRPGALENKSLKAGLTQMIKEYEELSKVKIDLYYEWNHVDLDNTKEDVLFRVIQESITNSVRHGHARHIEINMFVEKDHYTIIIQDDGMGCEHIVYGYGLTQMKERLAIIGAKVEFMNINGFRTLVEIPKLKGEDEDDESHDCR is encoded by the coding sequence ATGGTCAAGGGAAAACATTTAAAACAAACACGGATCTTACTGATCCTCATCAATTTTATTGCCGTTTTATACAATGCCTCATTATATTTATTCGCAACGCATTATATCGTTCTGCATCATCGGTCGCATGCCTTGCTTGAACGATTAGATGTCATTCCAGGAAATCCAGTTCAGCTCTATGTCATGGCCGTGGCTGCGGCTTCGATTCTTTGTCTGGCTATTTTAGCACGTGAATATATTCCTCAGTTTACGGAGATGGGGGATTCCTTTATTGTGGTGGAACTGCTTCTTATGATCGCTATTCTGGTGATCCTTCACGACAGCTATAATGGGGTTATTTTACTGGTCTTTATGGATATTATTTACCATGCTCAGGATAATAAGCATTGGCTGCTTTTAATGATTGCGGGCTTTGCCAGTCTGCTGTTTAGTAATTATGGGGTTTTATCGCAGGTGATTGATTTCCCATCACTGGATATTTATCTGGCCTTTTATCCTCATCGATCGGCGACGATGCTCTCATTTTTCCGTTATTTCTTTGAATCTTTCAATATTGTGCTCTTTATTGTTTTTTTAATCACCTATCTGATGGATTCATTGGAAGAAAAACAACACTTACAGCAGGAAATGCAGATGGTCAATCAGGTGAACAGCGAATTAAAAAACTATGTGGCGTTATCGGAAAAGATTGCGGAAGATCGTGAACGTAAACGCATTGCCAGGGAAATTCATGATACCTTAGGCCATGCCTTAACCGGTATTGCGGCGGGAGTAGATGCCTGCATTGTCTTAATTGATGTTTCACCAGAGCGCGCCAAAACCCAGCTCATCGCGGTTTCAAAAGTGGTGCGGGAAGGCATTGGCGATGTGCGTCGTTCGTTAAATAAACTGCGCCCCGGCGCTCTGGAAAACAAATCTTTAAAAGCTGGCTTAACCCAGATGATTAAAGAATATGAAGAATTATCCAAGGTTAAAATTGATCTCTATTATGAATGGAATCATGTTGATCTTGATAATACGAAAGAGGATGTCCTGTTTCGTGTGATCCAGGAAAGTATCACCAATTCTGTACGTCATGGGCATGCCAGACATATTGAAATTAATATGTTCGTAGAGAAAGACCACTATACCATTATCATTCAGGATGATGGGATGGGCTGTGAACATATTGTCTATGGCTATGGTCTAACGCAAATGAAGGAACGTTTAGCGATTATCGGCGCTAAAGTGGAATTTATGAATATCAATGGATTTAGAACTTTAGTAGAAATCCCGAAACTGAAAGGAGAAGATGAAGATGATGAAAGTCATGATTGCAGATGA
- a CDS encoding response regulator transcription factor, whose amino-acid sequence MMKVMIADDQTLIRESLEIVLSAHDDITLVKGASNGFEVLENVKADKPDVILMDIRMPKMDGVLTTKAIKEQYPDIKIIILTTFDDDDFVFSALKYGASGYLLKGVSMDDLYKAICTVYKGGAMINPDIATKVFKIFSQMAQSNFAIQVDDQQAHDLTKNEWKIIQQVGQGLSNKEISAKLFLSEGTVRNYLSTILSKLNLRDRTQLAIWAVQSGVTTKVIADENE is encoded by the coding sequence ATGATGAAAGTCATGATTGCAGATGATCAGACACTGATTAGAGAATCGTTAGAAATTGTGCTCTCAGCACATGATGATATTACCTTAGTAAAAGGAGCCAGCAATGGCTTTGAAGTTTTAGAAAACGTGAAGGCCGATAAACCGGATGTGATTCTGATGGATATCCGGATGCCAAAAATGGATGGTGTCTTAACGACCAAAGCGATTAAAGAGCAGTATCCCGATATCAAGATTATTATTCTGACCACTTTTGACGATGATGATTTTGTTTTCAGTGCCTTAAAGTATGGGGCTTCCGGCTATTTATTAAAAGGGGTTTCAATGGATGATCTCTATAAAGCCATTTGCACGGTCTATAAAGGCGGGGCGATGATTAACCCGGATATTGCGACCAAGGTCTTTAAAATCTTCTCTCAGATGGCCCAGAGCAACTTCGCTATTCAGGTTGATGATCAGCAGGCTCATGATCTCACGAAAAATGAATGGAAGATTATTCAGCAGGTTGGTCAAGGGTTATCAAATAAGGAAATCAGTGCCAAACTATTCCTGTCTGAAGGGACTGTCCGTAACTACTTATCAACGATCTTATCAAAACTGAATTTACGTGACCGAACCCAGTTAGCCATCTGGGCCGTACAAAGCGGTGTCACAACTAAGGTGATTGCGGATGAAAACGAATAG